A window from Malania oleifera isolate guangnan ecotype guangnan chromosome 7, ASM2987363v1, whole genome shotgun sequence encodes these proteins:
- the LOC131160097 gene encoding uncharacterized protein LOC131160097, which produces MAEVRKVTMNWDELGEEDDDDRFFETFDRISSAVPIDLASSGSDDDDEDFDDSRMSFASAISSAPSENFRRSLAAVAASASMPEDYNVWMAEPGSIKERRRRLLQGMGLSCDKEFLRLTSAEFTRTVSTKVGNCKVSSLVLASSPKKESKQEPSPPSFTPIMLVRSRSDGDIESFYGDAERKRQLIGEVSKQRLTRTFSTSSPCSRMCRLKANSIRMSQKDGGGKSSMRKGHGLSSLFSNKQFGAFFLIKNLDTGKEFIVNEFDQHGMWNRLSDLQTGKQLTMEEFEKCVGYSPVVKELMRRENVSRNPDDGCSERKVTANSYLTKSFRYSKRRGVALLKNIKGVANSMSGLIADKDREHASATAVEQKPSKNNSSTWTKVRQHGKSLKELTALHLCQEIQAHQGSIWTIRFSTDARYLASAGEDRIIHVWEVQECEVMSLKLSDEVNSTHSSPLHPMACSSPDRSGLAESLLIPPHKKKKGKVSSASRKGSSIPYYVYMPETIFSLSEKPACSFKGHLDDVLDLSWSKSQLLLSSSMDKTVRLWDMETKSCLKLFAHNDYVTCIQFNPVDDRYFISGSLDAKVRIWSIPDRQVVDWTDLHEMVTAACYTPDGQGALIGSHKGNCRSYRTADCKLSQIGQFDIQNKKKSQAKKITGFQFSPENPSEVLITSADSRIRIYDGSDLVHKFRGFRNTSSQISASFSPNGKYVICASEDSQVFVWRREELKNVSTGKGKGSVNTRSHEHFQCRDVSVAIPWPGSVKGEQPTMLVQSKRYTKRPIQQPPSSNGSPTLEDSSLSTQSKRQLPPLPKKNTMSEKSSTCQEEELSQTSSVDPGIGIGESFSSASGSSRYGYSPSISASSNSPSASWSSSWYLFDGSNIHGSHTAQATAWGMVIVTAGLGGEIKAYQNFGLPVRIGRQPHILRDLA; this is translated from the exons ATGGCGGAAGTAAGGAAGGTGACCATGAATTGGGACGAATTGGGAGAAGAGGATGATGACGATCGCTTCTTCGAGACCTTTGATCGGATCTCTTCAGCTGTCCCCATAGATTTGGCCTCTTCTGGGTCGGACGATGATGATGAAGACTTCGACGACAGCCGCATGTCATTTGCCTCTGCCATATCATCGGCTCCCAGTGAGAACTTCCGGCGCAGCTTGGCAGCAGTTGCTGCATCGGCTTCCATGCCTGAAGATTACAATGTGTGGATGGCAGAACCCGGATCAATCAAGGAACGTCGCAGGCGACTCCTTCAAGGGATGGGACTGTCATGCGACAAGGAGTTTCTCAGGCTCACCAGCGCAGAGTTCACAAGAACTGTCTCAACAAAGGTTGGAAATTGTAAGGTTTCATCACTGGTACTAGCTTCATCTCCTAAGAAAGAATCCAAACAAGAGCCTTCTCCTCCCTCGTTTACGCCAATCATGCTTGTTCGATCAAGATCAGATGGGGACATAGAATCTTTCTATGGAGATGCGGAACGGAAGAGACAACTTATTGGTGAGGTCTCAAAACAGCGTCTCACTAGAACATTTTCAACATCGTCACCATGTTCTCGAATGTGCCGTTTAAAAGCAAATTCCATTAGAATGTCACAAAAAGATGGTGGGGGCAAATCTTCAATGCGCAAAGGTCATGGATTGTCCTCTCTGTTCTCAAATAAGCAGTTTGGTGCTTTCTTCTTGATAAAGAACTTGGACACGGGCAAAGAGTTCATTGTCAATGAATTCGATCAGCATGGAATGTGGAACAGGCTCAGTGATCTTCAGACTGGGAAACAGCTCACCATGGAAGAATTCGAGAAGTGCGTTGGCTATTCCCCTGTTGTTAAGGAGCTGATGAGACGGGAAAATGTTTCGAGAAATCCTGATGATGGGTGTAGTGAGAGGAAAGTCACTGCAAATTCATATCTCACTAAGAGCTTCAGATACAGCAAAAGACGAGGAGTTGCTTTGTTGAAGAACATAAAGGGTGTTGCAAATTCTATGAGCGGATTGATAGCTGACAAAGACAGGGAACATGCATCTGCAACTGCAGTGGAGCAGAAACCCAGCAAGAACAACTCCTCCACATGGACGAAAGTTCGACAGCATGGGAAATCTCTCAAGGAACTCACTGCTTTGCATTTGTGTCAAGAAATCCAGGCTCATCAGGGTTCAATTTGGACCATTAGATTCAGCACAGATGCCCGTTACCTTGCCAGTGCAGGAGAAGATAGGATAATACATGTTTGGGAAGTACAGGAATGTGAAGTAATGTCATTGAAACTATCGGACGAAGTGAATTCAACCCATTCCTCCCCCCTTCATCCCATGGCCTGCAGTAGCCCAGATCGATCTGGTCTTGCAGAGTCTTTGCTAATACCACCACATAAGAAGAAAAAAGGGAAGGTTTCCTCGGCAAGCAGAAAAGGGAGTTCAATTCCTTATTATGTTTATATGCCAGAGACCATATTTTCACTCTCGGAAAAACCTGCATGCTCTTTCAAAGGTCATCTGGACGATGTCTTGGACCTGTCTTGGTCCAAATCTCAG TTACTGCTTTCATCGTCAATGGACAAGACCGTTAGGCTATGGGATATGGAAACCAAGAGCTGTTTAAAGTTATTTGCCCATAATGATTACG TAACTTGCATACAGTTCAATCCAGTAGATGATAGATATTTCATCAGTGGCTCACTTGATGCAAAGGTTCGGATATGGAGCATACCTGATCGGCAAGTTGTTGATTGGACTGATCTTCATGAAATGGTCACCGCTGCTTGCTACACACCAGATGGACAG ggtgccctaatcGGTTCACATAAAGGAAATTGCCGCTCATACAGGACAGCCG ATTGCAAACTCAGCCAAATAGGACAGTTTGATATCCAAAACAAGAAGAAGTCTCAGGCGAAAAAGATTACCGGCTTTCAG TTTTCCCCAGAGAATCCTTCTGAAGTGCTTATCACTTCTGCTGATTCTCGGATCCGAATTTATGATGGTTCAGACCTCGTACATAAGTTCAGAG GTTTCCGAAATACTAGCAGTCAAATTTCAGCTTCATTCAGTCCAAACGGAAAATATGTCATATGTGCAAGTGAAGATTCTCAAGTATTCGTTTGGAGGCGCGAAGAGCTAAAGAACGTAAGCACAGGAAAAGGCAAAGGTTCAGTCAATACCCGATCTCATGAACACTTTCAGTGTAGAGACGTTTCTGTTGCAATCCCATGGCCTGGTAGTGTAAAAGGTGAGCAACCAACAATGTTGGTGCAATCTAAAAGGTACACAAAACGCCCCATTCAACAGCCACCTTCCTCCAATGGATCTCCAACCTTAGAAGATAGCTCTTTGAGCACACAAAGTAAGAGACAGTTACCACCACTTCCCAAGAAAAACACCATGTCAGAGAAATCTTCAACTTGCCAGGAGGAGGAGctctctcaaacttcaagtgTAGACCCAGGGATTGGAATTGGTGAGTCTTTCAGTTCAGCTTCTGGTTCATCTAGGTATGGATACTCACCTTCCATTTCTGCTTCGTCCAACTCCCCATCTGCATCCTGGTCATCCTCTTGGTATTTATTTGATGGTAGTAATATCCATGGAAGCCATACTGCCCAAGCAACAGCATGGGGCATGGTGATTGTAACAGCTGGCCTGGGAGGTGAGATTAAGGCTTACCAAAATTTTGGACTGCCAGTTAGGATTGGCCGCCAGCCCCATATCCTCAGGGATCTCGCATAA